One Mailhella massiliensis DNA segment encodes these proteins:
- a CDS encoding relaxase/mobilization nuclease domain-containing protein: MLMKVFPHGTGEGDKPSRYLIRPDYPGRDTAPPQVLRGDPVMTRALIDSIERRWKFTSGVLSWHPDEKISEAQEEEVMDAFERVAFAGLEPDQRNILWVRHTHAGHHELHFLIPRLELSSGKDFNACPPGWQKDFDVFRDLFNWREGWARPDDPARARDELPKKADLFKARMARWGREIRESDRDRAKEVIHAFLKEKVTRGLVRNREDVLSTLKEQGLSINREGRDYISVIAPNSGMKMRFRGGFYARGWTPKVAQDEESEEKKKETARRMVARLQPAFERVIEKRAACNIKRYPAKWKQLPDEEALLLPRILEDTLHDRNRTDADAKPETDGGELQRPADGPQYETGYTGRQADADADGTSHLEAIVQRCQRSVQQLADLVDDLEKRRIERERQSRPRMRMR; encoded by the coding sequence ATGCTGATGAAGGTCTTTCCGCACGGCACCGGAGAAGGCGACAAGCCCAGCCGCTATCTTATACGCCCGGATTATCCGGGGAGAGACACAGCCCCGCCCCAGGTGCTGCGCGGCGATCCAGTCATGACCCGCGCGCTTATCGACAGCATAGAGCGGCGATGGAAATTCACTTCCGGCGTTCTGTCATGGCACCCGGATGAGAAGATCAGCGAGGCACAGGAAGAGGAAGTCATGGACGCATTTGAGCGCGTGGCCTTCGCCGGATTGGAACCTGACCAGAGAAATATTTTGTGGGTACGGCATACCCATGCCGGGCATCATGAGCTGCATTTCCTCATTCCACGACTGGAGCTTTCCAGCGGCAAGGATTTCAACGCCTGTCCTCCCGGCTGGCAAAAAGACTTTGACGTGTTCCGCGACCTGTTCAACTGGCGCGAAGGCTGGGCGCGGCCCGACGATCCGGCACGGGCACGAGATGAGCTTCCGAAAAAGGCCGACCTGTTCAAGGCGCGGATGGCGAGATGGGGCAGGGAAATCAGGGAAAGCGACCGCGATCGGGCCAAAGAGGTCATTCACGCCTTTCTCAAGGAAAAAGTGACGCGGGGACTTGTCCGGAACCGGGAAGATGTTCTGAGCACCCTGAAGGAACAGGGGCTGAGCATCAACCGCGAAGGCAGGGACTATATCAGCGTCATTGCCCCGAACAGCGGCATGAAGATGCGCTTCCGGGGAGGCTTTTACGCCAGAGGCTGGACGCCCAAAGTCGCTCAGGACGAAGAATCCGAAGAAAAGAAAAAGGAAACGGCGCGGCGCATGGTCGCCCGCCTGCAACCGGCTTTTGAGCGCGTCATTGAAAAACGCGCCGCCTGCAACATCAAACGCTATCCAGCAAAATGGAAACAGCTCCCTGACGAGGAAGCCCTCCTTTTGCCCCGGATTCTGGAGGATACCCTTCATGACCGAAACAGAACGGATGCTGATGCAAAGCCTGAAACGGATGGAGGAGAACTGCAACGCCCGGCTGACGGCCCTCAGTACGAGACTGGATATACAGGAAGACAAGCAGATGCTGATGCAGACGGAACTTCGCACCTTGAAGCGATTGTTCAACGATGTCAGCGAAGTGTACAGCAGCTTGCAGACCTTGTTGACGACCTTGAAAAACGGCGCATAGAGCGGGAGCGCCAGAGCCGACCGCGTATGCGGATGCGATAG
- a CDS encoding plasmid mobilization protein, which produces MKRVKPVRTAAVVVRVFPEERDILRFNAGLHGMSMSDYIRQTCLGIRLRKTPEEKRRLRELARIGANINQLARWANTYKRAAEAVEVLTALAGIEQRIIEFASCASTEDEPEAEPC; this is translated from the coding sequence ATGAAGCGCGTCAAGCCTGTTCGCACCGCAGCCGTGGTCGTGCGCGTGTTCCCGGAGGAACGCGACATCCTCCGCTTCAACGCGGGACTGCACGGCATGAGCATGTCGGACTACATCCGCCAGACCTGCCTTGGCATCCGTCTGCGGAAAACGCCGGAAGAGAAACGGCGGTTGCGGGAACTGGCACGCATCGGCGCGAACATCAATCAACTTGCGAGATGGGCCAACACCTATAAACGCGCGGCGGAAGCCGTGGAGGTATTGACGGCGCTGGCGGGCATCGAACAGCGCATTATCGAGTTCGCATCATGCGCCTCAACGGAAGATGAACCGGAGGCGGAACCATGCTGA
- a CDS encoding helix-turn-helix transcriptional regulator yields MQNISSNALLRLPQVLALIPVSRSAWWAGCKSGRYPKPVKLGPRTTAWRAADIAALLEKLTAEPEEK; encoded by the coding sequence ATGCAAAATATATCCAGTAACGCTCTGCTTCGTCTGCCCCAGGTACTCGCGCTCATTCCCGTCAGCCGCAGCGCATGGTGGGCGGGCTGCAAAAGCGGCCGCTATCCGAAACCCGTCAAACTCGGCCCGCGTACAACGGCGTGGCGAGCGGCAGATATTGCCGCGCTTCTGGAAAAGCTCACCGCCGAACCGGAGGAAAAATGA